CTTCTACGATGATAGAAACTCATACTATATTTAGCTTTAGTAAGAAGTTCACAAtcgtttatttattatataaatataaaaattctctTCATATCACTACCTGAACTTGATTTTTTATCTTATTCGaagtaattattattgttgctattaaaattttgtgattttaattgtCTAACCTTTCTTTTAAACTTATATATGGGCAAggtaataaaattattgatctagtggctaaattttatttgaaaaatgctTTCCCTCGTAATTGCATTACAACTAATCCTTCGACCTTAGACTCAGTTTTGTAATCTTTGTTGTGTTTTTAGCAGTGATgcactaaattattataaagattaaaaaaaaattcaattctgACAGGTCCCGCGACCAgatttgatttattatttatagtgATGTCGGATGACATACTTCAAGGGAACAGATTACATTGAATTTATCACTTCCTATCTCTATCCCTTGTTTCACTCAAGTGAAAGCATTTTGGAAAACCATGGCGATTTTTCGTTCATTGGCGATTTTTGATGACATATTCCAAGGAACAGACAATTACGTTGAGCTTATCACTTCTAGTCGGTTCCTTTGTCTCATTCTTCTTTGAATAATATACGGCATAATCCCCGTAATCTAACGCATATAATTTAATCAAGTAATTTGATCTTTGAATTTTCATTTGtgaataaattagttttttttgttaaatttacaGTTAATATCAGctataaatttgataacttaACTCAAATCGAAGAaagtatatgttttttttttaaatagagatcGAGAGAGTATAATTgatatctcttaaatttattcggATGCATTTACTATCAGATTAAATTTGTGAGtactaaaaaatatatgttataaatattaaagttatagaaattaaattattataaaaaataaatttaaataattaaattatgataGTTTAattaatgactattttattaattaaataatatttaatagataaatagatttttattaaaaaaataaaaatcgtaAAGGATTTCTAGCGTGATatgaattatataaattatcaaatttaactCATTATGAAGTAAACTatttatcaaataatattttaattatgtttatttataatataaaaatatatacattaattataaaataaaattaaaatttgaagtaacgaataaaaaagaaattaaaattgatttattatatattcaagcagtaaaatttagattttatcaTACAATTAATTAAGTGTAGCAGATTAATagtataaatcaaattaatatgatttttaaaataatttttatttaaaccgTATTCATGAAAatacataatataaatatataaaattttacatgTGCACCGATAAATCTTATTAGATATATTTCTTAGCCATCAATCGGAGATGCTCCCTCTTGTGCACAGTAATTCCTGGCAGAACATTATCGGTGTCTATGTCCTCCCTTTTCATCCCATCAGGCATTTCCCACTCAAATTTGTAAAGAAGATTAGCGAGTGAAAGCTCCACATTGGCAATTCCCATAAATATTCCAGGACAAATTCTCCTGCCAGCTCCAAATGGTATTAACTCATAATCCTGTCCTTTCATGTCAATACAAGTATCCAAAAATCTCTCTGGACGGAACTCCAATGGCTTCTCCCAAGCTTCAGGATCCCTCCCAATTGCCCATGCATTCACGTGAACTAGTGTTTTTTCAGCTATTTCATACTCACCTAAAGTGCACTTGTGAACTGTTTCTCTTGGGACTAGAAATGGAACTGTTGGTTGCAGTCTCATCATCTCTTTCACCACAGCTTTAAGATAAAGCAATTGTTGAATATCGTCTTCATCTACAAAACCCTTTTTCCCAATTAAGCTTCTTATTTCATCTTGAACTTTTTTCATTGTTTTAGGATTTTTCATTAGAAAACTCATAGCCCATATCACAGCAGCAGCACTTGTGTCTGTTCCTGCAACAAATAAGTTCTACGTAGAcatgaaaatgaaaatataagttTTGGAACGAAGCTCAAAACTTAGAGAAATACAATTTGTGCCCATGCtaattactaaaaaataataaaaaaatattatccagCAATTGTATTATTGCATATCTATAAAGGGTGAGGTCagcaataataaaaacaataacaaatgAAATATTGAGATTAGCTAGCATTACCATGAGAATTGCTTTGATGTGCTCAAAAGTTAGTTGAACTTTAAATGAACGATCCCTCCAAAGTTGAAGTAAAACATCAAGAATGTCCTCATGCTGTGGCTTTTGCCTCTTTGGATCGAGGTGTTCATCGATGAGTTCTTGGTAGAAAGCATCAAAGTCATGGAAATTCTTTTCGAGTCTGGAGAGAAGTCCAGAGAATTTATCAACAATCCGACCGATGTAAGGAAAATAATCTGAAAAGAAGAATCCCACAAACATGGCCTGAGTTTCATTAAGCAACTCATGAAGCCTCTTGGCTTCATTTCCCCCTTCCTCAAATCTCTTTCCAAAAGCAACTCTGCATATTGCAGCACTCGCAAGAGCCATCATTGCTTCAGTCAAGTTGACAGGTTTAGAAGCATCAGCTACTTTCGATATATTTTCAAGCATACGAGAAACTTCATCTTCTCTAATGGGACGAAACTCCTGGACTCGATTTGAGTTGAAAAGATAGACGACACAGATTTTTCTCATCTCTCTCCAATAAGCATCATAGGGTGCAAAAGCCAAATCTAAACCATTGTAGGATAATCTCTGTAGACCAAGCAAGGGAGGCCTGCTACAGAATTCAAGATCTTGGGTTTTCAAAACCTCTTTAGCCATTTTGGCTGAAGAGACTATTAGAGTTTGCTTGAAACCTAGTCTTAAGGACATGAGAGGTCCATACTGTTTGGAAAGCTGCCATAAATGTTTTTGAATGTTGGAGTTGTCAAGCTGGAAAAGGTTTCCTACCAAGGGAAGACCCTTGGGACCAGGAGGGAGACGAGGTTTTCTTATGTGTATCTTGAGAAGAAACAAGAGGAAGAtagggaggaggagaaggaaaaTAAGCAACTCCATTTTGATCTGTAGAGATAAGTTGACAGAGACGAGGGTCTctatatatagaaaaattacaGTCGAAAGTAAAGACTACACGCTCAACTAGTTGAGATGTCtctataaatagaaaaattgcATTTGAATGTAAAATTAAAGACTGAATAAGTGGAGAAATTTCGATACTAAGActgtttatttatgaaaaataatttatgcttgaaaactttttcatgataaaattataaattttttttttaattgtttaattttactttgagaaaatatattaacaaatttatatttaaaaaatctaataaaattaatattaacaaGTTTAtcattagtttaaaattaattgtttcATATTAAATAGTACCCaatatttctttttatcaatATTAATTTGTGCAATATTTGTCTCCTAAAATTTGGAATTCAtggatattatttattttcctaattgaaatctaaatttaaaattgatttataaaaatttaattttagaatctCAATTTCATAAATTATCCTAATTAATGTCTATTAATATCCAGATTTATTGTTTAATCAATTATATGtgcaaatataaataattacgaCTAATGATATATACTAATCATTTGGacgaaattttataattattttttagttttttatagtttttttagtttcttgtaattttttaattactaaaataaaaaagaaaacaattatTTTAGTCTATTTTTCTCTTACAATTGTCTCCCTTTCTTATCATTCATGGtcaaattaattatgattattcactaatacaattattttattttaattaatttttttatttcgtaaatttgtaataatttatttataaattttatgtttCTTTTTTATCCATTATCATTAATATAAAAACTTTTTGATTTAATCATTGGAAATTGGTATCAACAAAAGTAACTTAAGTTCATTCAACTTAAGGcctcaattattttttattaataaaatatttaaatattttaataaataaaaaatttaaaatatttttcataaaattaaaattggatTCAATGGACTAAATTTCGCCAATAATGCAATTGACATGACGCGGACATAACTCCACATGAATTCAAGCTTTCAAACCTTATTTATTttcgaaaataatttatatttttttattaaaaagaaaaattattttttaaaattaaattaattttattaattaagaaaatattttctattaattaaaatttttaaatactttaaatattaaaaataataataaaattaatatgatgTGCTCACTAAACTGTAGCTCCTTTTTTTCTTTGACAATGGCATTCATAGCATTTAAATGCTGTAAAGCCTACGTCATATTGAAGAGGTTCGAATttcaattatcaaaattaaatatgatgTGCTCACTAAACTGCGAAGTTGTTGACATCTCTAATACTTACATAAATGGAGTAGTTTAATAATTTTTGAGTTATTAATGTCAATTTTATtctttgtaaaaatttaatatttaaattttaatctctttctACCCATCCAAGCAAATAtcctcaataatttaatttaaaatagaataTAATTCAAACTTTCAGATATTAAtaagtaattattatttaaaaaattataataaaaaaactgaaatttctttAGTCATTTTCCCAGGCGAAACTACcagtaattattattttttgacttCATGAAAAATCAATAGTTATTCTTATCTTAATAGAGGGAAGTTATTTacctcaatttaattaaattattttttgagaagtgattttttataaagtaaaatatttgaattaaacaagaccttaataaaatatataaatattaatattgctTACAGTTTGGtaattaatataaatcataaaataaacataaaaaatactatatatataatattagaaTTATAGATCTTTATATTCAAACATTAAGAATAtgatttgataatttaaaattctttataattttttctatatttgtttaaaataaaatataccatcattaaatggagaaaaaaaaatattaatatgaagtATAAATACCATCATTTTTCTCATAATTTTgtcttttttcataatttttagattttcttAATAGTAAACTAAAGATACATTATCAGAAAAtctctttatatatatacaccattatgatttattattttcgcactaatgaagaaaaatacttcgtcatatatatatatatatatatatatgatttattattttggtatcaATCAGTAAATCAAAGATTTTGTGTTTCTAAAAAAAATCTGCAAAATTTACTTGATTTAAAGCACAATTTACTTGATTTAAAGTGACTTTCTGGTCAATCGTAACAATCCAACTTAATCCAAAATATTACCTCacgttatttaataatttttactaattatttatataatttttttaaaattttttaatttagactATAACACTTATTctgtatttgaaaatttttaagtttttcatttaatataataatatttagacttaatttcttttttattgtgcaaggtaataatttctTTGTCatgctaaatttttttatgaattaaatattaataaaatttcctttattaaaaaatactaatttatGAACTCAGTTTTTGACGAAAATAATAGCAAAAGCTCATCTTTTACTAAAATCAAGCACAAGgacaataaacatacattatTTAAAAGAAGATAACTACAAATTCTTCTTACATAGTGGTTGCATATCAAGGAAATTATTGCTTAaatcaaatatatattaaaatttaaaaaaattaaaaaaaattaaaaaaaataaagagagaaagagaatattacttgattattaatttatttatataataaaaaaataattattttataaagtaaaaattatagcaaaatataaaataaataatatttctctTAAATAGATTGAGATGTAAAGCGAGTATATGGAATCAAATATAAATGTCATGGTAGAATttgtattattaatttaactttaaaattttattatagacaAATGATTTGAAAAAAGATATTTGAAATTTCCTTAAAATAATACAGTATGCTATATGCTATAGTTTtaatgttatattttttattattaattaaactacCGATATAAAGAATATAGTaaagtatttaaatttaattatatataaaaaaaatctatattatATGATGCTAATTGATTAAGATAATTTAGCAATTGCTCGAAATAATTTACTCAGATGctaaaaaaaatatgtatattttatttaagttttcttaatggattaaatatattttatttctttttacatAATTTAGAGATAATTTAGcaacttttcaaattttttaccttttcaaattgaaaaaaagaaaaaattcccAAATTCCGTCGGGAAAATTTTTAAGGTAAAAGCTGACTCTGCAATATTTTAAAAGTGTAGTAAAGCCTGCGCTCATAGAGCGCCGGtaataaagaataatttttaaaaaatttatattaccaCACTTTATGTATCTGGCCAATTTGAAAAGCGGAATTtcgcattttaaaatttaattttttgaattaattattatattatattttattaatttaatttattaatattaattattttaaattatttataatataatattatattcattttattaattatataatttaattaattatatattaaatttatacaaatataaaaataatgttattaaatttatacaaataattaatattaataaattaaataaataaaataaaatttaataattaattaaataaaaataaacttttaaaatgcAGAATTCCACATTTTAAATTAGGAAAGTATATTACGGCACTTTTTAAAGTGCAGTAGTGtaatcttttttaaaattattttttattaccgCACTCTAAGACTCTATCACACTTTTAAAGTGTGGTAGAGTCGGCTTTTATCTTAATTTGAGACTAAATTGAATTGTTCGTAATCTATTTGAgactaaatttgataaaaattcgaTTCGTTTAAACTCGTTTACTAAACGAGTTAAGTTTGAACTTATTAAAACTCGGTTTAAGTTTAAAAtgagtaaaatttaaattctgttCGAATTTGAGGAAATTTTAATGAATCAAGTTTAAACTCTTTAAAACTCGATTCGGTTAGCTCATTTATATCCTTAAAAATTATGgctatttattaaaaatgtgaTATTAGAAGTACTATTTTGATGTAAATcaaattaaggaaaaaaaataataaattcataaaatatttttattttttctcctgaaaattaaatgagactcgaatattttgtattttaaatttttggtaAACTAAATTTACGTCAAAATTGTTCATTTGTGAATAGTGATGATATATTTTTACGTAGTAACGAATCTTTGAGGATAATGTTGATTTtccttttaggaaaaaaaaGACAAAGTCAGCATCGTGCATGGAGATCTCAATGAATTGTTTAcatatgaatatttaattaaacaaaGTTATACATATTGCTTGAAAttgtataaaaatgaatttttttttaaattgagaattaaaaatTAGGAAAGTAAAATCTGAAATCTCTCGGATTTACTCAGATATACTCATCATCGGACTAAATCTATGAGTGCGTATAAAAATGAACttaaaattatcatattaaaaattgcattttatattttagtaacaaaaaatttttactactaattctattatttttattatactacTATTATTTCCCCAATAATGGAGAAACAAGCTCCATGATAGTTACACCCATGACCTACCATATCAAACATGTATCTTGCTATTTCTAGCTTAAATCATAAGCTTAAGGATTCTTTTGGATACTTAattaaatgattattttttaattaaaatgagaaaaaagaaaaaaaagaaaaactaagcattttctaaatttttttttattttttatttgttaatctTAATAAAGTTTGTTAAATTAGTtatacaatttaattaatttaaaatttaaat
The sequence above is a segment of the Manihot esculenta cultivar AM560-2 chromosome 5, M.esculenta_v8, whole genome shotgun sequence genome. Coding sequences within it:
- the LOC110614527 gene encoding cytochrome P450 83B1 — translated: MELLIFLLLLPIFLLFLLKIHIRKPRLPPGPKGLPLVGNLFQLDNSNIQKHLWQLSKQYGPLMSLRLGFKQTLIVSSAKMAKEVLKTQDLEFCSRPPLLGLQRLSYNGLDLAFAPYDAYWREMRKICVVYLFNSNRVQEFRPIREDEVSRMLENISKVADASKPVNLTEAMMALASAAICRVAFGKRFEEGGNEAKRLHELLNETQAMFVGFFFSDYFPYIGRIVDKFSGLLSRLEKNFHDFDAFYQELIDEHLDPKRQKPQHEDILDVLLQLWRDRSFKVQLTFEHIKAILMNLFVAGTDTSAAAVIWAMSFLMKNPKTMKKVQDEIRSLIGKKGFVDEDDIQQLLYLKAVVKEMMRLQPTVPFLVPRETVHKCTLGEYEIAEKTLVHVNAWAIGRDPEAWEKPLEFRPERFLDTCIDMKGQDYELIPFGAGRRICPGIFMGIANVELSLANLLYKFEWEMPDGMKREDIDTDNVLPGITVHKREHLRLMAKKYI